In Paenibacillus sonchi, a single genomic region encodes these proteins:
- a CDS encoding helix-turn-helix transcriptional regulator, giving the protein MTDRLIRLMRIITLVQAKPGILARELAERCGNSERTIYRDMDALSAMHIPIIHLGHGKGYAFIGNFALYPLDWSEEESAAFSQLRGIMNDIKNILPPGFESAYEKVMAAAYKQKAEREETMETAKREAGQLWMERSGYQDDPPLFLTEVLNAIMKQNSILADYSENAYAERDIQIDPYCLVPLENRYHLIGFCHRFGIIRTFHLHGFSNVKPTNLWFSKEQFDLQAFMEQKWSLDRDSLQVEFKIRFSEQIIDRIKYEDMFVKPSKVDLQTRCLHFKVAIEQDIGFVRWILNFEEEAEIMEPLYYREMLRHQLEKWLSLYK; this is encoded by the coding sequence ATGACAGACCGATTAATCCGGCTAATGCGCATTATTACGCTAGTGCAAGCCAAACCGGGAATTTTGGCCCGCGAACTGGCGGAACGCTGCGGCAACAGCGAGAGAACGATATACCGGGATATGGATGCGCTAAGCGCCATGCACATCCCTATCATCCATTTGGGACATGGGAAAGGATACGCCTTTATCGGTAATTTTGCATTATATCCTCTGGATTGGTCGGAAGAAGAATCGGCCGCATTTTCACAGCTGCGGGGCATTATGAATGACATCAAAAACATACTGCCTCCCGGCTTTGAGAGCGCCTATGAGAAAGTAATGGCCGCAGCCTACAAGCAGAAGGCGGAAAGGGAAGAAACGATGGAAACTGCCAAAAGAGAAGCTGGACAGCTATGGATGGAAAGGAGCGGGTACCAGGATGACCCGCCGCTCTTTTTGACCGAGGTATTGAACGCCATTATGAAGCAAAACAGCATTCTGGCCGACTACAGCGAGAATGCCTATGCTGAAAGAGACATCCAGATTGATCCATACTGCCTTGTTCCCTTAGAGAATCGTTATCATCTAATCGGATTTTGTCATCGTTTCGGGATTATCCGGACTTTTCATCTTCATGGGTTCTCGAATGTGAAGCCGACGAATCTTTGGTTTTCCAAAGAGCAATTTGATTTGCAGGCCTTTATGGAGCAGAAGTGGTCGCTCGACCGGGATAGTCTGCAGGTAGAGTTCAAGATCAGGTTTTCGGAGCAGATAATAGACCGGATCAAATACGAGGATATGTTCGTGAAACCCAGCAAGGTGGACCTCCAGACCAGGTGTCTGCATTTTAAAGTAGCCATAGAACAGGACATCGGCTTTGTCCGCTGGATTCTGAATTTTGAAGAAGAGGCTGAAATTATGGAGCCGCTATATTACCGGGAGATGTTGAGACATCAGCTGGAGAAATGGCTGTCGCTATATAAATAG
- a CDS encoding M50 family metallopeptidase, with product MNKWLKTLLFLAGSALLTRLIPFSSLFRNLDTMFHEFGHALVTLLLSGSVLRIELYADHSGVTYSAIEAGGKAVLVSLAGYTLASLFSLLLFYLYNRGWYRWGLLLASGVALVMLVLYVRGGFGMLWLGGFILLNVVMLFVWPKAGKYYYLFLAFLTLEESVMSSLFLVSAAAVTPGRAGDAANLARLTPLPAIVWALLFLVFSLLCAKWALGFFFKEERGRRSSASY from the coding sequence ATGAACAAATGGCTCAAAACCCTGCTGTTTCTTGCAGGTTCCGCTTTACTGACCCGGCTGATTCCATTTTCCTCCCTGTTCCGCAATCTGGATACGATGTTCCATGAATTTGGCCATGCGCTTGTCACACTGCTGCTCTCGGGAAGTGTGCTGCGCATTGAATTGTATGCAGATCATAGCGGAGTAACCTACTCGGCTATAGAAGCGGGCGGGAAGGCGGTTCTGGTTTCACTGGCGGGTTATACGCTGGCGTCATTATTCTCACTTCTGCTGTTTTATTTGTATAACAGGGGGTGGTATAGATGGGGGCTGCTGCTGGCATCCGGTGTGGCATTGGTGATGCTTGTCCTGTATGTGCGGGGCGGTTTCGGAATGCTGTGGCTGGGCGGGTTCATCCTGCTGAATGTCGTCATGCTGTTCGTCTGGCCAAAGGCCGGCAAATATTATTATTTATTTCTGGCCTTCCTCACCCTTGAGGAATCTGTCATGAGTTCGCTGTTTCTGGTCTCGGCTGCGGCGGTTACCCCGGGACGTGCAGGAGATGCCGCGAATCTGGCACGGCTTACTCCGCTGCCTGCGATTGTCTGGGCGCTTTTGTTTTTGGTATTCTCGCTGTTGTGTGCAAAATGGGCGCTGGGATTTTTCTTCAAGGAAGAGCGGGGCAGACGCAGTTCTGCAAGTTACTAA